A stretch of Lagopus muta isolate bLagMut1 chromosome 9, bLagMut1 primary, whole genome shotgun sequence DNA encodes these proteins:
- the SFT2D3 gene encoding vesicle transport protein SFT2C, with protein MRMERRAGTEFLRVGTVAHSDIRQRSLNADGHRTARDLRADPRRFARSPGPPPLGRTAQARCPGRARRPGSSRRQDGGVAPACRSGPAMADLGRQLHEYLAQSKAAPAPPPAGGPQEEPEGDGAGAWPSAFPGWRWPWAAEADPWLPGLSPWQRLAGAALCLLLAALCFGLAALYAPLLLLRARKFALLWSLGSLCALLAAALLRGPSRLLREPSRGSLLYAAALGGTLYAALGLRSTALTALGAAAQLGAAASALLGALPGGAAGARRVGGLLVTALRRGAALPV; from the coding sequence ATGCGGATGGAACGAAGGGCCGGGACTGAATTCCTCCGCGTGGGAACAGTGGCACACAGCGACATTCGACAACGCTCGCTGAACGCCGACGGACACCGAACGGCGCGGGATCTCAGGGCGGACCCGCGGCGCTTcgcccgcagccccggcccGCCCCCTCTGGGCCGCACTGCGCAGGCGCGTTGCCCCGGCCGCGCCCGCCGACCCGGAAGCAGCCGGCGGCAAGATGGCGGCGTAGCGCCCGCGTGCCGTTCGGGCCCCGCCATGGCGGACCTGGGCCGGCAGCTGCACGAGTACCTCGCCCAGTCCAaggccgcccccgccccgccgcccgccggcGGCCCGCAAGAGGAGCCGGAGGGGGACGGCGCGGGAGCGTGGCCGAGCGCCTTCCCTGGCTGGCGCTGGCCGTGGGCGGCCGAGGCGGACCCGTGGCTGCCGGGGCTGTCGCCGTGGCAGCGGCTGGCGGGCGCCGCGCTGTGCCTTCTGCTGGCCGCCCTCTGCTTCGGGCTGGCCGCGCTGTACGCGCCGCTGCTTCTGCTCCGCGCCCGCAAGTTCGCGCTGCTCTGGTCGCTGGGCTCGCTGTGCGCGCTGCTCGCCGCCGCGCTGCTGCGCGGTCCGTCCCGCCTGCTGCGGGAGCCGAGCCGCGGCTCGCTGCTGTACGCGGCGGCGCTGGGCGGCACGCTGTACGCCGCGCTGGGGCTGCGCAGCACCGCGCTGACCGCGCTGGGCGCCGCCGCGCAGCTGGGCGCCGCCGCCTCCGCGTTGCTGGGCGCGCTGCCCGGGGGGGCCGCCGGCGCCCGGCGTGTCGGAGGGCTCCTGGTGACCGCGCTgcgccgcggggccgcgctgCCCGTGTGA
- the GPR17 gene encoding uracil nucleotide/cysteinyl leukotriene receptor, with protein MKGPADPSSLLFNCSNQSNFPLETSEQCGKETHLENILFATFYFLDFILAFIGNSLALWLFIRDQKSGTPANIFLMHLAVADLSFVLVLPTRLVYHFSGNHWPFGEIPCRLTGFLFYLNMYASIYFLMCISVDRFLAIVHPVKSIKLRRPLYAHLACAFLWLIVGVAMAPLLLSVQTVEVNNTTICLQLYREKASRHALVSLAVAFTFPFVTTVTCYLLIIRSLKSGNRVEKHLKEKAIKMIIMVLMIFLVCFVPYHVNRYIYILHYNGTKASCETQRLLALNNRITSCLTSLNGAFDPVMYFFVAEKFRDALCNLFCGKRTVMIPQCEGKTNESSLSAKSEL; from the coding sequence ATGAAAGGCCCGGCAGATCCCTCAAGTCTGCTCTTCAATTGCTCAAATCAGTCAAACTTCCCTTTGGAAACTTCAGAGCAATGTGGCAAAGAGACACACCTTGAGAACATACTTTTTGCCACCTTCTACTTCCTAGACTTCATCCTGGCTTTTATTGGCAACTCCCTGGCTCTTTGGCTCTTCATTCGGGACCAGAAGTCCGGCACACCGGCCAACATTTTCCTGATGCACCTTGCTGTGGCTGACCTCTCATTCGTGCTGGTCCTCCCCACCCGGCTGGTGTACCATTTTTCAGGTAACCACTGGCCGTTTGGCGAGATCCCATGCAGACTCACGGGTTTCCTTTTTTACCTCAACATGTATGCCAGTATCTACTTCCTCATGTGCATCAGCGTCGACCGGTTCCTGGCCATCGTGCACCCCGTGAAGTCCATCAAGCTCCGCAGGCCCCTTTATGCCCACCTGGCGTGTGCCTTCCTGTGGCTGATAGTTGGGGTTGCGATGGCACCCCTGCTGCTCAGCGTGCAGACCGTGGAAGTGAACAACACAAccatctgcctgcagctctaCAGAGAAAAGGCGTCACGTCACGCTCTTGTGTCCTTAGCGGTCGCGTTCACCTTCCCGTTTGTCACTACGGTGACTTGCTACTTACTGATCATCAGAAGCCTGAAGAGTGGGAACAGAGTAGAGAAACACCTGAAGGAAAAAGCTATCAAAATGATCATCATGGTCCTGATGATCTTCCTGGTTTGTTTTGTACCTTATCACGTCAATCGCTACATTTATATCCTCCATTACAACGGCACCAAGGCTTCCTGCGAGACGCAGCGCCTGCTAGCACTCAATAACCGCATCACTTCCTGCCTCACCAGCCTGAACGGGGCCTTCGACCCGgtcatgtatttttttgtagctgagaaattCCGTGATGCTTTGTGCAACCTGTTCTGTGGTAAGAGGACGGTGATGATACCACAGTGCGAGGGGAAGACCAACGAAAGCTCGCTGAGTGCGAAATCTGAGCTGTGA